In Papaver somniferum cultivar HN1 chromosome 1, ASM357369v1, whole genome shotgun sequence, a genomic segment contains:
- the LOC113290119 gene encoding F-box protein At3g07870-like, translating to MESLPTDILVELLSRVPVESVLECKLVCKRFGSLIRRSEFTKMHLRRQLNHLHGSDHDGNDNKVEEPCLFFACRISMSGNRTLLFNGGQVSDRISVDEKYIYNQNLKRIYHPRMHNNISYNHLVGSCNGLVCAFQHHHLVIDPIYICNPLTREYVYLPQLVLNEDDVDPDQLGRVKGGEVDMYGRLASGFGYVRSTNEYKVVRIHYPNDGFADGNVEVYILGSGCGWRATGRVFYGLEGKGTYANDAIYWIKQDKLVVAFDLANEEFRFLPVPSGMENRTCGLVVLGRRLCLYIDWFRAVEICSLMESSDSKETWCTEFVIDLFEAVTGFRGLKLQPILLTKNQEIIFLCDESVLYSYDTKTTILKMISNDAPTDYIRHVEAIAHMNTFASLKAMGENSKRYTTALPRRGPRPVRTPWDDVADEVYRVAPGEEIDTACFGFEPFANEVDGVALWI from the coding sequence ATGGAGTCTCTTCCCACGGATATCTTAGTAGAACTCCTTTCTAGGGTTCCAGTTGAATCAGTTTTAGAGTGCAAATTAGTTTGTAAACGTTTTGGAAGTCTCATCCGCAGAAGTGAGTTTACCAAGATGCACCTCAGACGCCAGCTTAACCATCTCCATGGTAGCGACCACGACGGCAATGATAATAAGGTGGAGGAGCCATGTCTCTTTTTTGCTTGCCGCATCTCCATGTCCGGCAACAGAACGTTGCTTTTCAATGGAGGACAAGTAAGTGATAGGATTAGCGTTGATGAGAAATACATTTACAATCAAAACCTGAAAAGGATCTATCATCCTCGTATGCACAACAATATTTCGTATAATCACTTAGTTGGCTCttgcaatggtttggtttgtGCATTTCAACACCACCACTTAGTTATAGATCCCATCTATATTTGTAACCCCCTTACCAGAGAATACGTTTATCTTCCTCAACTAGTTTTAAACGAAGACGACGTTGATCCTGATCAGCTTGGTCGTGTAAAGGGAGGAGAGGTTGACATGTATGGTCGTCTAGCATCTGGATTTGGATATGTCAGAtcaaccaatgagtacaaggttgtcaGAATCCATTACCCAAACGATGGCTTCGCTGACGGAAATGTCGAAGTATACATACTTGGCAGTGGTTGTGGGTGGAGAGCGACAGGTAGAGTTTTCTATGGACTGGAGGGTAAAGGTACTTATGCAAATGATGCTATTTATTGGATTAAGCAAGACAAATTAGTTGTGGCCTTCGACTTGGCTAATGAAGAGTTTCGATTCCTACCAGTCCCTTCTGGTATGGAAAACCGTACCTGCGGACTCGTAGTACTTGGAAGGCGTTTGTGTCTTTATATAGATTGGTTCCGGGCAGTAGAAATCTGTTCCTTGATGGAAAGTAGCGACTCGAAGGAGACCTGGTGTACCGAGTTTGTTATAGACTTATTCGAAGCCGTAACAGGCTTTCGTGGATTGAAGTTACAGCCGATTTTACTTACAAAGAACCAAGaaatcatattcttatgtgatgaaTCCGTGCTGTATAGTTATGACACGAAAACCAcaattttgaagatgatttccaACGACGCACCAACTGATTACATCAGGCATGTCGAAGCAATTGCTCACATGAACACCTTTGCGTCATTGAAAGCTATGGGAGAAAATTCAAAGAGATACACAACAGCTCTTCCACGACGGGGTCCACGCCCGGTTCGTACTCCATGGGATGATGTTGCTGATGAGGTATACCGAGTTGCTCCTGGTGAGGAAATTGATACAGCTTGTTTCGGATTTGAGCCTTTTGCTAATGAGGTAGACGGAGTTGCTCTTTGGATTTGA